From Acidimicrobiales bacterium, one genomic window encodes:
- a CDS encoding crotonase/enoyl-CoA hydratase family protein, translating to MPDDVVLYEERNGIAIVTINRPQKKNTLTDAVIQGVADGVDKAAASRSVAAVVLRGAGDTFTAGYDLTDRSGWPQVYDAEGPEPREGAWDPVRDYQFMGNNVRRFMRIWECPKPVLGEIKGWAVGGATDLVLCCDLLFMASDAHIGYAPSRIFGTPTTMMWVYRLGLEHAKQFLLTGRAIDAATAQRIGLVSYVHPPEDLAEAIEAEAMRFTNIPGNQLALNKMLINQAFENMGLRTTQMLGTFFDGITRHTEEAYRWVEEFDTKGFRQVIRERDEPWQDYGERPH from the coding sequence ATGCCAGACGACGTCGTTTTGTACGAAGAACGAAACGGCATCGCGATCGTCACCATCAACCGACCCCAGAAGAAGAACACCCTCACCGACGCAGTGATCCAAGGGGTCGCAGACGGTGTCGACAAGGCGGCGGCATCGCGGTCGGTGGCGGCTGTGGTGCTGAGGGGTGCGGGCGACACGTTCACCGCCGGCTACGACCTCACCGACAGATCGGGCTGGCCCCAGGTTTACGACGCCGAGGGCCCCGAGCCGCGCGAAGGGGCCTGGGATCCGGTCCGCGACTATCAGTTCATGGGCAACAACGTGCGCCGTTTCATGCGCATCTGGGAATGTCCCAAGCCGGTGCTGGGCGAGATCAAGGGCTGGGCGGTCGGCGGCGCCACCGACCTGGTGCTGTGCTGCGACCTGCTGTTCATGGCATCAGACGCCCACATCGGATACGCACCCAGCCGAATCTTCGGCACGCCCACGACGATGATGTGGGTCTATCGCCTGGGTCTCGAACACGCCAAACAGTTCCTGCTGACCGGACGCGCCATCGACGCTGCCACCGCTCAGCGCATCGGGCTGGTCAGCTACGTCCATCCCCCAGAAGATCTGGCCGAGGCGATCGAGGCCGAGGCGATGCGCTTCACGAACATTCCCGGGAATCAACTCGCCCTCAACAAGATGCTGATAAACCAAGCGTTCGAGAACATGGGCCTTCGCACGACCCAGATGCTCGGCACCTTCTTCGACGGCATCACCCGACATACCGAAGAGGCCTACCGCTGGGTCGAAGAGTTCGACACCAAGGGGTTCAGGCAAGTGATCCGCGAACGCGACGAACCCTGGCAGGACTATGGCGAACGACCGCACTGA